In the genome of Pseudanabaena sp. BC1403, the window TGACTTACAGCCTAAAGGTCTTAAGTATTGAAGATTCAGAGGATGATGCGCTTTTAGTGATACGCGAACTGCGGCGTGGAGGATTTAATGTTGTTTGGGAACGAGTGGAGACAGCCGAAGATCTACGCACGGCACTAACTAGTCAAACTTGGGATGTGATCATTTCTGATTACCATTTACCGAAGTTCGATGCATCTAGAGCGCTGCAAATCGTTAAACAAGAATTTCCTGATCTTCCTTTTATTGTAGTCTCTGGATTAATTGGTGAGACTTCAGCTGTAGAACTGATGAAAGCAGGCGCTCAGGATTACCTAATGAAAGGGAACCTAGCTCGTTTAGCCGAAGCTGTGCGACGAGAAATTCGGGAAGCTCAGATTCGACTTGAGCGTCAACGTTCAAAACAGCAGCTAGAAAGCGCCCAAGAACGTCTGCAACTCGCCATTGAAGGTTCAGGCATTGGTCTATGGGACTGGAATATTCAGACAGGGGCAGTAACGATCAATGAGCAATGGGCTAAAATTATCGGTTATTCTATTGAAGAGTTAGCACCAATCGGTTTTGAAACTTGGCAACAGCATACCCATCCAGATGATTTTCAGAAGGTCAATTTTGCTTTGGAGCAATACCTTCACCACAAGACACAGAGCTATGAATGCGAACTACGAATGCTCCATAAATCTGGTGCTTGGATCTGGTTATTGAGCAAAGGCAAAGTGGTCGAATGGGATGCCGCAAATAGACCATTACGGATGACAGCTACATATTTAGATATCTCTACGCGCAAACAAGCTGAATTGCGAGTAGAGATGCAAAACCTGATCTTGGAGCGAATTGCCAAAGGAGAACCTTTGCCAGATATGCTGGATATGCTGGTACGTGCAACGGAAGATCAAATTGAAGGAGGGATCTGTTCTATTTTACTTTGCGATCACGATGGCATATTGCATCTTGGCGCAGCGCCTAATTTGCCCGATGATTATAATCAAGCCATCGAAGGGCTAGTAATTAGCGAGGGTGTGGGTTCCTGTGGCACAGCCGCTTTTCGCAAAGAACCTGTGATTGTTACCGATATTACCACCGATCCACTTTGGCGGGATTTTAAGGAATTAGCCTTGACTCATAATTTGCGATCATGCTGGTCATTTCCTGCGATCGCTAGTGATGGTTCGGTGCTAGCCACCTTTGCGGTTTATCACCCTGATATTCATATTCCACAGCCACGAGAACTGGAGGTGATTAGTCTTGCCGCAAATATTGTCAAAATTGCGATCGAGCGGGAACAAGCCACTAAAAAACTAGAGCAGTTAAATCGGGAATTGGAAGATCGGGTGGAACAACGCACCGATGCTTTGAGGCAGAGTGAAGCCCGCTTGCGAGAAGCTCAACAAATTGCTCATCTTGGTAGTTGGGAACTGGACGTAATCACCCAAAAAGTTACTTGGTCTGAGGAAATATTCACCATTCTTTCCCTCGATCCCCATAGATCTACATTAACCCATGAACAATTTGTCCAATTTTTGGCTCCTCATGAACAAGAGCGCTTAAAACTACTGAATAAAAGAGCAATTAGATATCGAGAATCCTTTACCCTTGATGCAGAGATTGTCTGTGCTGATGGTTCCATTGGTTATATTTTTATCAAAACTGAGCCGATCTGGGATGCGCTGGGAAAGGTAACCCGATTGTTGGGAATTGTGATGGATATTAGCGATCGCTATGCCATGCAAGAAGCTCTACGACGCAGTGAAGAAAGAGCTAGAGCCACTCTCAAGGCTTTGCCCGATCTGGTGTTTCGAGTTGATCGCGAAGGAAAATATTTGGATTTTATGGTGTCACCTCAAGGTCGCTACCTTGTTGATCCGCAGCAACTAGTTGGAAAAAATATTCATGAGACTTTTCCCATACCGACTTCGACAATTTACGCAGAGCGCAAATATGCAGCTCTTCAGCAAGCACTTGTCACGCAGACTGTCCAAATTTATGAACAGCAGATTGAGATTGGCGATCAATGCCGTTATGAGGAGATTCGGGTTGCTCCCAGTGGAAGTGATGAAGTGGTCTTTTTTATTCGAGATATTAGCGATCGCAAGCGAGCAGAGGTACAACTGCACCAAACAAATCAAGAACTTGCCCGTGCCACGAGACTTAAGGATGAATTTCTGGCTAACATGAGTCACGAACTTCGCACCCCTCTCAACGCAATTTTGGGAATGACTGAAGGCTTACAAGAACAAGTATTCGGTAAAATTAGCGATCGTCAACTAAAAGCCCTGCAAACTATTGAGTCTAGTGGATCTCACCTATTGGAACTAATCAATGACATCCTTGATCTTTCTAAAATAGCCTCTGGACAAATCGAACTTGACTGTACCCTCACTTCGATCAATCGTCTCTGTCAATCTAGTCTGACGTTTATTAGGCAGCAAGCCCTGCAAAAATGTATCCAAGTTCATACTAAAATCCAGATGGATTTGCCAGATTTGCTCGTGGATGAACGTCGCATCCGTCAGGTATTGATTAATCTTCTTAGCAATGCTGTCAAATTTACTCCAGCAGGAGGAACTATAACTTTGGAAGTTAGTCGCCTTCAGTTGATCACTTCTTTCCAAGAAGAAGCTAATGAAGAAGTAAAAGAATACTTGCAAATAGTGGTAATTGATACTGGCATTGGTATTGCCGAAGAAAACATTCAGAAATTATTTAAGCCTTTTGTCCAAATCGACAGTGCGTTGAATCGTCAATATGAAGGCACGGGTTTGGGTCTGTCTCTAGTTAAGCAAATGGTGGAACTTCATGGTGGCAAGGTAGGATTAACCAGCGAGCTTGGTGTAGGTAGTCGCTTCACCGTAGAGCTACCCTATGCTCCCAATGTTGAGTTCTCCTCTAAAGTACTCGACATTGATATAGCAACTACGAGTTCACAACTGGAATCTCCAGCCACAAGCAAGTTACAAGTTCCTTTGATTTTGATTGCCGAAGACAATGAAGCCAATATCATGACGCTTTCTAGTTATCTATTGGCAAAAGGCTATCGCATTGTATTAGCTAAAAATGGGGAGGAGGCGATCGCGATCGCATTGTCGGCTAGACCTGATTTGATATTGATGGATGTGCAAATGCCATTAATGGATGGGTTAGAAGCAATTAGACGGATTCGGCAGATTACTAGTCTAGCCAATGTCCCGATTATTGCTCTGACTGCTTTAGCAATGGCAACTGATCAAGATCGTTGTCTTGCCGCAGGTGCTAATGAGTATCTTCCGAAACCCATAAAATTAAAGGAACTTGTTGCAATGATTAAAAAAATATTAGTTTAAGATTAAATAATGCTGATAGAGGGGGGTATAGCAAACCAAGGTTTGCTTATGACATAAAACCAGAAGATGAGTGGCGGCGCGAAGCGCCGCCACTCATCTTCTGGTTTTGGTTTGTACTAGCTAACTCTTTTTTTGCTATATATAGCAATCCAAAATATTTGATTTTATCCATGACTTACATTGCTATACCAATTCATATAGTTGCAGTCACTTGTCTTAGGACAAATCAATTCTTGGGTTTTATGCCTTAGTAAACTTGGCGATAGCTATAAAAGTGTGACGATACTTTTGTGAATTAAAAACTAAGCTCAGTAAGGGTTTTAAAAGGACAAAATGGCATAGCCATTTTGTCTTTTGTGATCATAAAGATTTATTGTGGTTCGTTTGGCTGAAAAACTGCGGTAATTCTCAAAGTTGTAGTCATACTTTCAGGAGTTGCTATAATTCATACATAGTTATGCTTTTTATATACTGCGCTTTGCAATGATATAAAGGTTAATGTTTGGGTTAATAAAGTTAATTTGGAACTTTTTTAACCAGAATAATGTCTTAAGTCTTTTGACAAACTATCGATAATATCGCATATATCTAAGGCTCTAAGAGGTCTGAATAGCTGTATGAGAGAGTTAATTCAAAGTAATTCAAACAGCCAAAATCAGGACTTGATTAACGCCGAAGCATCTCGACTTGATTGGGGAAATCTGATAGCGACAATTGCTCTGGGGATTCAGCAATCTTTCGCTCTGTCAACAATTTTGCAAACAACTGCGGACGAAGTGCAGCAACTACTGCACTGCGATCGCGTATTGTTTTATCAGTTTGCCCCAGATCTGAGCGATCAAGATGAATTTCTTTCGGGGTTTCAGGAACCCGCTAATCTGGTGATTCCAGTATTAAATGCATCTCAGCGTTGGGGAGTCCTCATTGCCCATGTCCATAATGACAAAACACCCCGTCGTTGGCAGCCAGAAGAAATTCATGGATTGCGGCAAATCGCCGTTCATGTTGGCATTGCCATCCATCAGGCATCTTTGCTAGCACAATTGAAAGAAGCAAAAGAAGCGGTATCGGTTCAAATGGGGGGATTTGCTGAGCTAAACCAGACTAATCATCAGTTTTTACAAAGCGAAGAAAAATATCGACATCTGATTAATAATCTTCATGCTGGTTTCGTGGTTCATGCCCCAGACACAAGCGTCATTTTCTGCAACTCTAATGCCTGTGAGCTATTGGGACTAACTCCAGATCAGATGTTAGGAAAAACAGCGACCGACCCAACTTGGCATTTTGTTTATGAAGATGGAACTGCTATGCCATTTAAAGAATATCCAGTCAATCAAGTTCTCAGGACTGGTCTACCTCTGAGGAACTATGTAGTAGGAATCTATCAAGGCGAACAAACCCAAGTTTGGGTTTTGGTTAACGCATTTCCAGAGTTTGACGCTAACAAGCAAATTCAACAAATTGTGATCACATTTATTGATATAAGCGATCGCAAAAAAGTCGAATTAGAAAATCGGGAAGCTCAGAATTTTCTCAATTCAATTATTGAAAATATCCCTAATATGCTCTTTGTTAAGGATGCTGAGAACCTAAGATTTGTGCGTTTCAACAAGGTTGGTGAAGAACTGCTTGGCTATTCCCGAGAATCATTAATCGGCAAAAGTGATTATGATTTTTTCCCGCCAGAGGAAGTAGATTTTTTCATCGCTAAAGATCGTGAGGTGTTGGCAAGTTGTAAGGTTCTCGATATTCCCGAAGAAGTTATTCAAACCAGAAATAAGGGTGCAAGAATTTTACATACTAAAAAAATTCCTATTTTTGATGAGTTTGGTCATCCTCAATACTTATTAGGCATTTCTGAAGATATTACTGAACGCAAACAAGCTGAACTAGCTCTGCAAGAAAGCGAATCTAGATTTCAGAAGATTGCCTTATCATCACCAGGAGCTATCTATATTCTCGTGCGCAGTCTAGATGGCACAAACTACTTTGAATATGTAAGTGCAGCCTTTGAAGATATTTGCGAAGTTAGTGTTAAACAGTTACTAGAAAACTTCAACAACTATAAGACATTGATTCATCCTGAGGATCTGGCAGGTTATCAAGAAGCTGTTAAATATAGTATGCAAAATCTGTCACCTTTTAAACATAGTTGGCGGATTATTACCCCTATCCAAAAGCTAAAATGGGTACAGGTTAGCTCCCGCAACGAATGTCGTGATAATGGAGATATCGCTTGGTATGGAGTGATGTTAGATATAACTGATCTTAAACAAACTGAAATAGCTTTAGCGAAAGCCAAGGAAGTCGCAGAAGCAGCGACTAAAGAGAAAAGTCAGTTTCTTGCTAACATGAGTCATGAAATTCGCACACCGATGAATGGTGTCTTAGGAATGGCTGAAATACTTGCAAATACTAAGCTTACTGAAGATCAGAAAGATATTCTGCAAACGATTCGAGATAGTGGTGATGCTCTTTTAGTAATAATCAACGATATTCTCGATTTCTCAAAAATAGAATCAGGAATGTTTCAATTAGAAGAGCATTCTTTTGTTCTAAAAGATTTAATTTTATCTGTTTGTAGTCTATTGAGTAAGCAAGCTCTAGCCAAAGATATTGTTGTTCAGTATGAAATTTCTCCTGATATTCCAACTAATGTTTTAGGAGATAGCAATCGCCTACGTCAAATCCTCTTAAATTTAATTGGTAATTCAATTAAATTTACTCAAAATGGTAGTATTAATATTTCTATTACCAAGAATAGAACGGATGAGAATGGACTATTAGAACTAACTTTTTCTATTAAAGATACGGGAATTGGTATCGACTGCGATCGCATTGATCGGCTATTTCAGCCCTTTACCCAAGCTGACTCTTCCATTTCACGAAAATATGGTGGTACTGGCTTAGGTTTAGCGATTAGCGAAAGTTTAGTGAGATTAATGGGCGGGGACATTTGGGTAGAAAGCTTGGGCAATATTGGGGGAATACCTCCTGAGAGTTGGACTATAGATCCAGACTTAACTCAAGGTTCAGTCTTTTATTTTACGATTAACTTAAAAGTAGTTGCCGAAGCGAAAGCTATATCCCAAAAAACTTTAAGTGAACCCCAACTAGATGTGAAGACGGATCAATCCAAGTATCAAATCCTCCTCGCTGAAGATAATCTTGTCAATCAAAAAGTAGCGGCAATGATGCTCAAAAAGCTGGGATATATTGCTGACATTGCTAATAATGGCTTAGAAGTATTACGAATGGTAGAAATGCGAGTTTATGATCTCATTCTCATGGATATGCAAATGCCAGAAATGGATGGAGTTACGGCAACAAAGATTATTCGCCAGTCTAACCAACCGCAACCTCGGATTATTGCCGTAACAGCTAATGCTTTAGAAGAAGATCGTCAAAAATGCTTTGATGCAGGAATGAATGATTTTGTAACTAAACCGCTTCTAATTCAAGAGCTGAATCGCATCATTTCAGAATATTCCCAAACAAGGCAGCTTAGCCAAAGGCAGATTGCCCATACCTAAAGATTTAAATTCTGTATTGTCTGTGGATGGTGCTTGGTAGTCTCCCATACCGAAAATAGTAATGGCGGCGCTACGCGCCGCCATTACTATTTTCAGTTTTATTTCCTAATACCAATTCACAAAAGTGCCGACACTTTTGTGAATTGGTATGAATTTTTATGGATTTAGAATCGCGATTGTAGTTTGCAGTAAAGCGATCGCTTTCTCTCCAGAGATATGAGCAACTGGCAAGCTATCAATTCCCATCGCTACACAAAGTAACCCTAGATAGAGAATCGAATATTTGAATACCGACCGAGCAACTGTGCGATCGCTTGGCTCTTTTAATAACTGCGTTGCTTTAAATATAAATGCACCACCTAATCCAACAGCCGACAATGCATAGACTAAACCCATGACATTGCAAGGATAAACTAGCAACAGCGACACAGGAACCAACAACAATGTGTAAAGCAAAATTTGATCAGCCGTCACCTCTGCGCCCTTGACGACAGGCAACATCGGTACGCCCACCTTGGCATATTCATCACGAATCATTAGTGCCAAAGCCCAGAAATGTGGTGGAGTCCATACAAAAATAATTGCAAATAAAACCCACGCTGCCCAACTTAGTTCACCAGTTACTGCTGCCCAACCAACTAAGGGAGGGATTGCACCTGCTGCGCCACCGATGACAATATTTTGAGTACTGGAACGCTTGAGCCAAATCGTGTAAACGCCCACATAGGTAGCGATCCCTGACATCGCTAGACAAGCGGCAAGGAGATTTGCATATACCGTTAGCAAGGTGAAGGAAATAATTGCTAAGACGATCGCAAAAATCAGCGCATTAAGAGGTTGAATTCTACCTGATGGAATTGGTCTCCAGCTAGTGCGCTCCATTTTGGCATCGATATCGCGATCGTATAAACAGTTAATCGCATTTGCTGAAGCTGCTGCGATCGCCCCTCCTAAAACTGTAATAAACATCAAAAATGCATCCACTTGTCCTTCAGAAGCAATCCACATCGCCCCTGCGGTGGTGATTAGCAAAAGGACGATAATGCGGGGTTTCGTTAGCTCCGTATAATCTTGAATAGCTTCTCGCCAGTTGCGACTTAAAGATTGACTGGCTTTATCAATGATATTTTCTGCGATCGCTGTTTCTGAGATATTCAATTCTTGAATTGCTGTTTCTTGCATTGCGCTTAACTCCTAAAATATTTCGCAGTTATTACAGTTAGCGAATCGCAGGTTGCGCTTGATTCTGTTCTTGGATGAAAGATTGGTCTTGTCTGGCAGCTCTAAATGCTAACACAGAAAAACAAACGAGGGTTCCGAGCAGTGCTGAGCCTGTGGCTTGGTGAGCAATGGTGAGCGGTTCGACCTGTAGGTGTAGTTTATAAGTTGCATAGCCGATCGCTACCTGCACAATTACTAAACAACCTGCGATCGTTGCCAAGCGGCGTAATTCAGGTGCGATATCCTTATTTAGCCATGCCGTCACCACCACCACGATACTTGCAAGGGTAGCTGGAATCACACCAATCAAGTGTGCATTCAAAACAATGCACATATCCTGTGTAGCAAAGCATTGGTGT includes:
- a CDS encoding response regulator, whose protein sequence is MTYSLKVLSIEDSEDDALLVIRELRRGGFNVVWERVETAEDLRTALTSQTWDVIISDYHLPKFDASRALQIVKQEFPDLPFIVVSGLIGETSAVELMKAGAQDYLMKGNLARLAEAVRREIREAQIRLERQRSKQQLESAQERLQLAIEGSGIGLWDWNIQTGAVTINEQWAKIIGYSIEELAPIGFETWQQHTHPDDFQKVNFALEQYLHHKTQSYECELRMLHKSGAWIWLLSKGKVVEWDAANRPLRMTATYLDISTRKQAELRVEMQNLILERIAKGEPLPDMLDMLVRATEDQIEGGICSILLCDHDGILHLGAAPNLPDDYNQAIEGLVISEGVGSCGTAAFRKEPVIVTDITTDPLWRDFKELALTHNLRSCWSFPAIASDGSVLATFAVYHPDIHIPQPRELEVISLAANIVKIAIEREQATKKLEQLNRELEDRVEQRTDALRQSEARLREAQQIAHLGSWELDVITQKVTWSEEIFTILSLDPHRSTLTHEQFVQFLAPHEQERLKLLNKRAIRYRESFTLDAEIVCADGSIGYIFIKTEPIWDALGKVTRLLGIVMDISDRYAMQEALRRSEERARATLKALPDLVFRVDREGKYLDFMVSPQGRYLVDPQQLVGKNIHETFPIPTSTIYAERKYAALQQALVTQTVQIYEQQIEIGDQCRYEEIRVAPSGSDEVVFFIRDISDRKRAEVQLHQTNQELARATRLKDEFLANMSHELRTPLNAILGMTEGLQEQVFGKISDRQLKALQTIESSGSHLLELINDILDLSKIASGQIELDCTLTSINRLCQSSLTFIRQQALQKCIQVHTKIQMDLPDLLVDERRIRQVLINLLSNAVKFTPAGGTITLEVSRLQLITSFQEEANEEVKEYLQIVVIDTGIGIAEENIQKLFKPFVQIDSALNRQYEGTGLGLSLVKQMVELHGGKVGLTSELGVGSRFTVELPYAPNVEFSSKVLDIDIATTSSQLESPATSKLQVPLILIAEDNEANIMTLSSYLLAKGYRIVLAKNGEEAIAIALSARPDLILMDVQMPLMDGLEAIRRIRQITSLANVPIIALTALAMATDQDRCLAAGANEYLPKPIKLKELVAMIKKILV
- a CDS encoding PAS domain S-box protein — translated: MRELIQSNSNSQNQDLINAEASRLDWGNLIATIALGIQQSFALSTILQTTADEVQQLLHCDRVLFYQFAPDLSDQDEFLSGFQEPANLVIPVLNASQRWGVLIAHVHNDKTPRRWQPEEIHGLRQIAVHVGIAIHQASLLAQLKEAKEAVSVQMGGFAELNQTNHQFLQSEEKYRHLINNLHAGFVVHAPDTSVIFCNSNACELLGLTPDQMLGKTATDPTWHFVYEDGTAMPFKEYPVNQVLRTGLPLRNYVVGIYQGEQTQVWVLVNAFPEFDANKQIQQIVITFIDISDRKKVELENREAQNFLNSIIENIPNMLFVKDAENLRFVRFNKVGEELLGYSRESLIGKSDYDFFPPEEVDFFIAKDREVLASCKVLDIPEEVIQTRNKGARILHTKKIPIFDEFGHPQYLLGISEDITERKQAELALQESESRFQKIALSSPGAIYILVRSLDGTNYFEYVSAAFEDICEVSVKQLLENFNNYKTLIHPEDLAGYQEAVKYSMQNLSPFKHSWRIITPIQKLKWVQVSSRNECRDNGDIAWYGVMLDITDLKQTEIALAKAKEVAEAATKEKSQFLANMSHEIRTPMNGVLGMAEILANTKLTEDQKDILQTIRDSGDALLVIINDILDFSKIESGMFQLEEHSFVLKDLILSVCSLLSKQALAKDIVVQYEISPDIPTNVLGDSNRLRQILLNLIGNSIKFTQNGSINISITKNRTDENGLLELTFSIKDTGIGIDCDRIDRLFQPFTQADSSISRKYGGTGLGLAISESLVRLMGGDIWVESLGNIGGIPPESWTIDPDLTQGSVFYFTINLKVVAEAKAISQKTLSEPQLDVKTDQSKYQILLAEDNLVNQKVAAMMLKKLGYIADIANNGLEVLRMVEMRVYDLILMDMQMPEMDGVTATKIIRQSNQPQPRIIAVTANALEEDRQKCFDAGMNDFVTKPLLIQELNRIISEYSQTRQLSQRQIAHT
- a CDS encoding heme o synthase; this translates as MQETAIQELNISETAIAENIIDKASQSLSRNWREAIQDYTELTKPRIIVLLLITTAGAMWIASEGQVDAFLMFITVLGGAIAAASANAINCLYDRDIDAKMERTSWRPIPSGRIQPLNALIFAIVLAIISFTLLTVYANLLAACLAMSGIATYVGVYTIWLKRSSTQNIVIGGAAGAIPPLVGWAAVTGELSWAAWVLFAIIFVWTPPHFWALALMIRDEYAKVGVPMLPVVKGAEVTADQILLYTLLLVPVSLLLVYPCNVMGLVYALSAVGLGGAFIFKATQLLKEPSDRTVARSVFKYSILYLGLLCVAMGIDSLPVAHISGEKAIALLQTTIAILNP